A window of the Lentisphaera araneosa HTCC2155 genome harbors these coding sequences:
- a CDS encoding type II secretion system F family protein, translating into MPLHRFKVLDSSGAQQEVSIDAQSRDSALGRLRSQQMTYLAYLGEGQKGKARFSSSKGIKLEEFTENLSSLLKAGVTLERSLEIIEESLENEHGRAFVGHLRQGLHEGQKFSVLVGDRPEFFPKIYTHLVMVGEESGTLSAVLERLHIYLQEKKETRSYVISASVYPLIVGFISLSVLVFMLAFIVPQFAQTFAKAKTEPSGLAAILFDVSFFLKDNFAILGVSTLLALAGFIYFLKSENLKEIKDQLFLKIPFLRKFIVTAELSTFFRTLGIMIGNGVHMLKAVQISEKVINNSQIRQDFSQLPAQLRQGKSLSSALSSIDYISGTTGKMFTVGEETGKIDEMVERVAEAYEKSLKQTIKNFLSAFEPLVMIFLGGSVGLIVITMFLAISDLTNLA; encoded by the coding sequence ATGCCGCTACATCGTTTTAAAGTTCTCGATTCTTCTGGTGCTCAGCAGGAAGTTTCGATAGATGCCCAAAGTCGTGATTCGGCCTTGGGCCGTTTGCGTAGTCAGCAAATGACTTATTTGGCTTATTTGGGGGAGGGACAAAAAGGCAAGGCACGTTTTTCATCGAGTAAGGGGATTAAGTTAGAGGAGTTTACTGAAAACTTATCTTCCTTGCTAAAAGCTGGAGTGACTTTAGAGCGCAGTTTAGAAATTATAGAAGAGAGTTTAGAGAATGAACATGGCCGAGCTTTTGTGGGCCATTTGCGCCAAGGCTTGCACGAGGGGCAGAAATTCTCGGTTTTAGTGGGTGATCGTCCTGAGTTTTTCCCAAAGATTTACACACACCTCGTCATGGTGGGTGAAGAGTCGGGAACTTTGAGTGCGGTGTTGGAACGTTTGCACATTTACTTGCAAGAGAAAAAAGAAACGCGTTCTTATGTAATTTCCGCCAGTGTTTATCCTTTGATTGTAGGTTTTATAAGTCTCTCGGTGCTCGTGTTTATGTTGGCATTTATTGTGCCACAGTTTGCCCAGACCTTTGCTAAGGCAAAAACGGAGCCAAGTGGCTTGGCAGCGATCTTGTTTGATGTGTCATTCTTTTTGAAGGATAATTTTGCGATTCTTGGTGTTTCGACTCTGCTAGCCCTTGCGGGTTTTATTTACTTTTTAAAGAGTGAGAATTTAAAAGAAATCAAAGACCAACTCTTTTTGAAAATCCCCTTTTTACGCAAATTCATTGTGACCGCTGAGCTGAGCACTTTTTTTCGAACTTTGGGAATTATGATTGGCAATGGAGTGCACATGTTGAAGGCAGTACAGATTTCAGAAAAAGTGATCAATAATAGTCAGATTCGTCAAGATTTTAGTCAGTTGCCAGCACAACTTCGACAAGGCAAGAGTTTATCATCCGCTCTTAGCAGCATTGATTATATTTCAGGGACAACGGGAAAAATGTTTACCGTTGGGGAAGAGACAGGGAAGATAGACGAAATGGTGGAGCGCGTTGCGGAAGCCTATGAAAAATCCCTCAAACAAACCATAAAAAACTTTCTTAGCGCTTTTGAACCGCTGGTGATGATCTTTCTGGGCGGTTCGGTGGGCCTCATTGTCATTACGATGTTCTTGGCCATCTCAGATCTTACAAATTTAGCTTAA
- the gspG gene encoding type II secretion system major pseudopilin GspG codes for MKKSFSLIEIIIVVTIISAIVAIVAPRILGKGDEAKVNLTQSELSNLTGVIDLFKLNTGQLPEALDELVENTRDLKGWKQQADSVPVDQWNNAIIYEKTSNNRYGFQLMSYGADGQPGGEGPNADIIVPEIKR; via the coding sequence ATGAAAAAATCATTTTCATTGATCGAAATTATTATTGTTGTGACGATTATCTCTGCGATTGTCGCGATTGTCGCACCCCGCATACTCGGTAAGGGTGATGAAGCCAAAGTGAACCTCACACAATCTGAGTTAAGTAACCTCACGGGTGTGATTGATTTATTTAAGCTGAATACGGGACAACTTCCTGAAGCACTGGATGAACTCGTTGAAAATACGCGTGACCTAAAAGGCTGGAAGCAGCAGGCCGATAGTGTCCCCGTGGATCAGTGGAATAATGCCATTATTTATGAAAAGACTTCGAATAATCGTTATGGTTTTCAGTTGATGTCCTATGGTGCCGATGGCCAGCCAGGTGGTGAAGGTCCAAACGCCGATATTATTG